The genomic segment AATGAATATTGGCCCAGGTGTTGGACTCACCACACTCCCGAGACTGGCAGGTAAAAAGCTCTCGCAGGGGATATTTTTGCAGTTGCTGGTAGAAAAAATTGTAGCCGTCGCGCGCCGAGTGGTTATCGGGCAACTCGTAGGTTTTGCGCTCAAGCTCGCCACTCAACCGCTGCTCGTCAACCCGCCATAATCCGCGCACCTTTTTGTAACTACCCAACGCCAGCACATAATCACTAACATTCTTTTGCGACGCGAACACCACGCGTGCCTGCGGGTAATCGCTGATGACTAAAGGGCTGGAGGCTGCGGCTGTGAACGCACAGCAAAAAAGCAATACAACAGCGCTGATACCACTAGGCAAAAAACGCATTAACCTGATCTGCAACCTGACCCACCTGCTCTTCCATATGTAAATGATGGCCGCCCTCGAGCATTTGCAACTGCAAATGCGGATAAGCCCTGACCGCCTGATCAAACCCGGGAAACAGCTTGGGCATGCCATCGCGCGCCAAAATAATATTACAAGGCGCCTTAATGGCGGCGACAAAGGCACCAATTTGTTCGCGGGTAAATTTGAACGATGAAGGCGCCAGTAAGCGCTGGTCAGTGCTCCACTGGAAGCCTCCGCTCACCTTGCGCACGCCCCTCTCGGTAAGCAGCCTGGCGGCCTCGGGACCAAGGGGGAACATGCCGTTAATTCGCGCTTTTACGGCGGCGTCAATGCTAGGAAATAAACGCAAAGGCTTAGCCGCCAGCTCGCGGGTTTTGACAATAGATTCAGCCAATTGCTGCGGCGCTTTTTCAGGTGGCAGAGGCTCGGGAAATAAACCCTCAATGAGCGCCAAACGGTCGATTTTTTCACCGAAGGCGCCGGCAATTAAGCCCGCCACTATAGCGCCGCGCGAGTGACCCAGAATGGAAAACTTTTGCCATTGCAATTGCTCCGCAATAGCCAACACCTCGGCAACGTCTTCCCAGATATTGTAGGGTGCACTGCCCGGACGATGACAACTCTGGCCGTGACCCGCCATGTCGAGAGCGATGATATTCAGTCCCTTCAGCCGCGGCGCAAGAAGCGCAAAACTGGCGCTGTTATCCAGCCAGCCGTGTAACGCCAGCACCGGCCTGCCAGCTGGATCGCCCCACTGTTGCGCGGCAAAATGTAAACCATCGATATCAAATTGACGCTCTCGCACCTGCATTAAAACTCTCCGCACAGCTTTTTTAACATTGTAGCCGTCACAATAGACGGTAGTGTGCTTTACGGGTGCACTAACCACTCGAGCCGCCCCATATCAGCGGCCATAACATCGCAGTCGACACAGGCAAGCGAGGCTGTGTTCATGCCGTGCTGCTCAGAAGGGCCGCATAATGTATCGAGCAGATGACTTACCAAAGGCTGGTGACTGACAATAAGGAGCGTCTCCAGCCCGGATTGATACAGCTCCTCGATCAGCGCCGCAGGCGAAGCGTCTGGAGTCAGCTGCGCCAATGTATGCGACACCCCCTGCGGCACCCCGAGAATCTCACTGGCGATCACTGCTGTTTGCTGAGCGCGAATATAAGGGCTGCCCCAGACAGCTGGGCACCCCATTAAATGGGCCTGGCGACTGATGACGGCCTTGACTTCGCCACGTCCTGCATCCACCAACTCTCGAGATTCGTCATCCCGGCGATAGGGCTCGGCCTGACCGTGGCGTAGAATAAAAAGTCGCACAATAGATCCGCAAGTAAGTTTATTTTGCAGGTTTCGGGTCGGTCGGGTCAGACTCTTCCGACACCGGAGGCTCAGCTGGCTCTTCGCTGTGAGGTGCAGGGGTATCACCGACAGGCGCCGGTGAAGGTTCAACGACAACTTCTGCCTCGGCCACCGGTGCCGGCTCGGGCCAGTCGGCGAAAGGGAAAGGTTTTTCTTCGCTGTTGTAGGTTAAAAACCGCAAGGCCGCATAAATATACTGCGAAAGAGAGTCGCCCAGCTGGCGCAAGTTGCTATTGTCGCTACCGGTAATCAATGCAAACACAAACTGTATGAGCACCACTATGCCCATAACAATGCCTGCTATGTATAGAATCACCGCAAACAGGATCATATACACGAAGCGCATCCAGTGGTCTGCACTCAATAAGTTCGATTTCAGTTGATCGTTATCCATTTTCTCATCCTATATATTCGCCAGAGCGACTCGTGTTAAGCGGTTATTATGAAAGTTAAAGCCAGACCGATAATAGGTAATCGCCCGATGGTGGTCAATTAGCGGCACTGACCATATTCGACATCATAACTCTGCTCGCCCGTCATCAATTCACGCACGACGTCGGTAATCTGGCGTTTTTCAAACAACACACTGTACAGCCCGGTGACCAGCGGCATATAGACTTGCATTTCGTCCGCTTTGCGCTTTACCTCGCGCAAAGTGTTGACCCCTTCGGCCACCTGGCCCAGCCCGGCGACCACCTCATCAAGCGGTTGCCCCTGACCCAGGGCGTACCCCACTCGGTAGTTGCGGCTCAAATCCGATGAACAGGTGAGGATCAAATCCCCCACTCCAGCCAAGC from the Gilvimarinus sp. DA14 genome contains:
- the sixA gene encoding phosphohistidine phosphatase SixA, with product MRLFILRHGQAEPYRRDDESRELVDAGRGEVKAVISRQAHLMGCPAVWGSPYIRAQQTAVIASEILGVPQGVSHTLAQLTPDASPAALIEELYQSGLETLLIVSHQPLVSHLLDTLCGPSEQHGMNTASLACVDCDVMAADMGRLEWLVHP
- a CDS encoding DUF4389 domain-containing protein, which encodes MDNDQLKSNLLSADHWMRFVYMILFAVILYIAGIVMGIVVLIQFVFALITGSDNSNLRQLGDSLSQYIYAALRFLTYNSEEKPFPFADWPEPAPVAEAEVVVEPSPAPVGDTPAPHSEEPAEPPVSEESDPTDPKPAK
- a CDS encoding alpha/beta fold hydrolase, whose protein sequence is MQVRERQFDIDGLHFAAQQWGDPAGRPVLALHGWLDNSASFALLAPRLKGLNIIALDMAGHGQSCHRPGSAPYNIWEDVAEVLAIAEQLQWQKFSILGHSRGAIVAGLIAGAFGEKIDRLALIEGLFPEPLPPEKAPQQLAESIVKTRELAAKPLRLFPSIDAAVKARINGMFPLGPEAARLLTERGVRKVSGGFQWSTDQRLLAPSSFKFTREQIGAFVAAIKAPCNIILARDGMPKLFPGFDQAVRAYPHLQLQMLEGGHHLHMEEQVGQVADQVNAFFA